Proteins encoded together in one Accipiter gentilis chromosome 16, bAccGen1.1, whole genome shotgun sequence window:
- the NT5C1B gene encoding cytosolic 5'-nucleotidase 1B, which yields MSGSGPEATQPGDGAEVRLQEAEQDWAAAKAFYDNLASKRPRPPKPQHAITVAVSSRALFDLVEERRIYEEHGLEKYVEYQQDNENVTLKPGPAFYFVKALEHVNARLLELYPDDEERFDIVLMTNNHAQVGVRLINSINHYGLTIERFCMTGGKSPIGYLTAYLTNLYLSADSEKVQEAIEAGIASATMFAANKDVAYSDTQLRVAFDGDAVLFSDESEQIVKEQGLDRFFEHEQLNENKPLAQGPLKGFLEDLGKLQKKFYAKNERLNCPIRTFLVTARSAASSGARVLKTLRSWGLEVDEALFLAGAPKGPILVKIRPHIFFDDQMFHIEGAQKLGTIAAHVPYGIAQKYHKST from the exons ATGAGCGGCTCCGGCCCGGAGGCGACCCAGCCCGGCGACGGCGCGGAGGTCCGGCTGCAGGAGGCCGAGCAGGACTGGGCGGCCGCCAAGGCTTTCTACGACAACCTGGCTTCCAAGAGACCCCGGCCG CCCAAGCCCCAGCACGCCATCACGGTAGCCGTCTCCTCCCGAGCCCTCTTCGACCTGGTGGAGGAGCGGCGGATCTACGAGGAGCACGGCTTGGAGAAGTACGTGGAGTACCAGCAGGACAACGAGAACGTCACCCTCAAACCCGGACCGGCCTTCTACTTCGTCAAG GCCCTGGAGCATGTCAATGCCCGGCTTCTTGAGCTGTACCCTGATGATGAAGAACGATTTGATATTGTTCTGATGACTAATAACCATGCTCAAGTGGGAGTGAGACTGATAAACAGCATCAATCACTATG GCTTGACAATTGAACGTTTCTGTATGACGGGAGGAAAAAGTCCTATTGGTTACCTGACTGCGTACCTTACGAACTTGTACCTCTCAGCAGACTCTGAAAAAGTGCAAGAAGCTATAGAAGCAG GCATCGCATCAGCTACGATGTTTGCTGCCAACAAAGATGTTGCATACTCGGATACACAGTTGAGGGTGGCATTTGATGGAGATGCAGTTCTCTTTTCTGATGAATCAGAACAGATTGTCAAAGAGCAAGGATTAGATAGATTTTTTGAACATGAACAGCTGAATGAAAATAAGCCTCTTGCACAG GGTCCTTTGAAAGGTTTTCTGGAAGACCTAGGGAAACTCCAGAAGAAGTTCTATGCGAAAAACGAACGATTAAATTGTCCTATAAGGACCTTCCTGGTCACAGCCAGAAGTGCAGCAAGCTCTGGAGCCAGAGTGCTGAAGACTCTTCGTAGCTGGGGTCTGGAGGTTGATGAGGCACTTTTCCTAGCGGGAGCTCCTAAAGGACCGATCCTGGTGAAAATCCGCCCTCATATTTTCTTTGATGACCAGATGTTTCACATCGAAGGAGCACAGAAATTAGGCACCATAGCTGCGCATGTTCCCTATGGCATTGCTCAGAAATACCACAAATCCACATGA